The Medicago truncatula cultivar Jemalong A17 chromosome 7, MtrunA17r5.0-ANR, whole genome shotgun sequence genome includes the window gtgtaccattaaGGTACCAATGATATATACCATTGACCAATTATAGTGTGCCACCTACCAATGTTActttataaatgttttatttgatatacTTTTTTAAAGGGTGTGCCACGTGACACATTCTAATTGGACAATGATATATATCATTATGGTAGATAAGTGTTATCCGAAAAAAAGCGGTAAAGAACGGACAATACTTTATTCACTCTAGTCTATTAATTTCTTTCCTTAAAATCCTTATtctatttgacaaagatgtacGATTGATTAACAAACGGTGCCAGCATATCACGTTATTGTGAGAATTCATTTCAGTATTTTATTGGGAGTTTAGTTTGGAAATTGGAATTGATTTGGCAATTGACAGCAGCTTGGCCTTTATTACGATAGCTTTGATTTGGTGAAGATTCGCTTGACTTCcttataatttaattcattgatCATTGATGAATTATGCCGCTCATGAATTTAATTCATTGATCATTGATGAATTATGCCGCTCATAATTTAATTCGCTTTGACTTGTGTTTTTGGCAATCAAGTCATGTAGCAATCGTGGCATTTGAATTATGCCGCtcatgaatttatttatatttgtttttttttttttctttcttaaatctAATCTTTGTAACTTCcgttttgattgaaaataatagATGTTTTTTAGGTTCTCATGAGAATTATGGTGATCCACGGATACAAGGATAAGGGTAAAATATTCCTTAGACGGCCCTCAAGGGTCGCAAGTATCCAAGACCGTATATGAGACATGACGAAGAGGGCGACTGTCCTAACCCTAAAATATAAGtacgaaaatttggaccaaatTCTTTTTTAGGGGTCTATTAGGTCTTAAAAACATTTCTTAGTTTTTAAAAggagtgaatcatcaacttagtccctgaattattACGGGTCGGCCAAATTTgtccctcaattatgcgaaatatcaatttaatccctgaatttgttaattgtcaatcaatttagtccttctggTCAAACGGGCCGTTAACGGGGCTGACGTGGTCGTTAACCTCTTACATGTCATACGCCACGTaggcagggactaatttggccgataaTTCCAAACattttgaaggactaaattgattgatttgtagattttttttttaattcttccCAAACAACTCTTTTCTTCCCCCAACGACTTTGTCTTCCCCAATTgtataaaattggaaccctaattACACAATCTATAATCTACATTCTAATATCACCTAAATTTCCTCCAATAATAAGTAGTCcagttcttccccaattcaaaaaacttaaaaccctaattttttttgtattgaagctaaaatccctaaaatttcttgaagcaaaacgcttgaaattgaatctgaaatgaTGGGGGTGGGAATATGGGAAAGTCGAGCTTCATCTTCAAGCTGCAAATTTAATGGttatgaaaagaggttgaagatgattcaGAAATGTAACCTTCAAATACATCCCCACATCATAATaaaaaccatcaaataagtccctgaatattttaatcatatatcaaattgatccttgaAATTACAGAACACacaaattgaaactgaaatatTACATAGGCAAAAGTCATAGGTAATAAGTCATAAGTCTGAGAAATTACATAAGCAGGAGTTGGATGAGCTGCTGTAGGACCCCTCATTGATGTATTCTTAGGCCTATCAGCTGAAGGAATCGGTCCTCTAAGGCCATACCTCCTTGGTGCAACACTctgaaatttcaaattcaatcaaattagtccataAAATCATAACAGATTCAATCATATCAGTCCTTCAATTAATATACTAATTGTTGCCCTTGCACACTCCCATACCACCCCTCTCAATTCATTATCCttccattgttttgtgaagttcATCCATAGATGCATTGCACAATATCTATGTGGCACCCCTGACATCACTTCTTGCATGACTGGAATCAAACCCTGCCAATTTTAACAATTACAGAATCAATATTCCCTGAATTATATCACTATCCATCAAAGTAGTTCCTGAATTATACTACTTACTATCAAAACAGTCCATGAATGATATTTCTAAATACCAACATAGTccctaaattatattaataaatatcaaaatagtccctgcattATTTTACTTACTATAACATCAGTTCTAAAACTATAACATTTTCAGCTATTACTATACATCAGTATGCATGCAAAAAAGGGACATAACATGAATGAgaaaaagactaagatggttaTTCATACCTTTTGCATGTGTGAGATGAAGTTCCATCCATTATGCTTATAATTTTCAAGATCTTTATGTAGTAATTCCAAAAACCATTTTCAGTTATCTTTATTCTCCACATCCACAATGGCATAAGCAATGACATAAATCTGGTTATTTCCATCTTGTCCCACAGCAGACAAAAGTTGTCCTCCATAATACCCCTTAAGAAAGCATCCATCTAACCCAATCaatggagatgatgatgattttggagggGTGACAATGGAGAACGTTTTAGCGGGAAGGAGAAGAGTTAAGGATGTTTTTGATGTTTCTGAGTAAAATGTGAAGAAGGAGGAATATGTAatgcaggggcaaaatgggaaaagcacgaaaaaattaaattgaaaaatgaaaagtgaactttttccaaatcaatcaaattcgtccctgaaCACGTGGCTTCCTTCTTGCCACGCGTACAAGACAGCACAGCATGCAAGGCAACATGTCAGCATGGCTAACGGAGCCCGTTAACGGAGGGACCTTTTTGATGGACGTCTTATaaattcagggattaaattgatatttcgcataattgagggacGAATTTGGCTGACCCGTGAAAATTcggggactaaattgatggttcactctttttaaaagaaagtgtGCCTGATGGTAATGAggtttgtttctatttaatgtttattttgattGGAGGTTCGTTCTAGGCcaccaaaatttcaaaaacgGCACTTAAATACCAAACTGAAAGTCGGGATGGTGCATGGCTGAATATGTCACAATCTATTGTTAAGTTGCGAACACGTCACAACCGATATGGATACTTCAGTTGATAAGTTTGAGTGAACACCATAGAAAACCTATAAATTCTAAGACGGTTTGCAAAAACCAAAGAGAATAAAGTCTCTTTTTTTACTCGATAAAATTCAACCTCCATTTTATGAACAATTCATTATGATATATAGAGCCCTAGTCTCATTTGATTTAATGGACcctaaataattcaaattacttactaataataaaatcaaattcaaattatatatagtttttttttgtggtgttttgttcgaactttgaatttttcatatattatgtattatcctaaacaatcttcttatatattaaagttgaCAAGTAAGCTtattgttgccctaattttaacctaaccctaatgccttaattttaccgttttaaccctagctcacacctaatcttctcacacatctctcccttttctctcaCACCCGATCAACTCCACTCAGATTTTTCCAATCAGTCTAAACTTAACCCCCAAAATTTTCATCTCCCACTCAATCCTATCGCTTCTTGCTTCCGTCTCCGCCGTCATCTCTATCGCTTCCATCTCCGACGTCATCTCTATCGCTTCTTGCTTCCGTCTCCGCCGTCATCTCTATCGCTTCCATCTCCGACGTCATCTCTATCGCTTCCATCTCCGTCGAGTTCAGTTTCCGCTGTCATTCTACTCCATCGATCTCCACCGTTTTACTCCTCCGACGTCTCCTCCATCACGGATCTGAACTTTTAACGAACACTTCCTGTATCAGCCGCCACTTTGTCTCCTCCGGCAACGAGGTTCTTCTCATAGGTtcatctctctatctctctaatTTCTTATGCAATCACTAATTTGccttttgattttgtgttttatcATCATAAATTTGTGTTTTCATGAAAGGAAAGCTACGAAaatgtttattatatatatattgtgctgttttgtataaatgttGCTATATGAAAATTGACAGATAGTTGTTTGCATAAACTACTTAAAGGTATGGAAAAATAAGCCTTAGAAATTtgtatgtatttaatttattttctctgtGTGTATTTGCTAAATTTCTAGGTAATCAACATCAAACCCTTCAACAATTAATGGTGACTATAAAGTATACTCAAATTGCTGAGATTTTAGGAGCTGTAAATCCATTTGAGAGTTGGTTCTTGATAACAACCATGAACCATTTTATGTGTTCTAATGTGGAGAGCAGAATATTGAATAGCTTCATCATGGTGAGTTTTGTTTAGTTGTAGTTTATGCAATAAgcttcattcaattgattttatgcCCATTTGGTAACCTAAACCTGTAAGCCCTGATTATATCTTGCTCATTTGAATATATGCTCATTTGATGATTGAATGACAGATGCAGAAACAGGGGAAGTGTGATTTCTTACCGAGGGATAATCATATTTACTCTTTAAATCTATAAAGTAAGTCAAATGCgaaattaaaacattaaattatgtTTAAAGTATTTGTtgttattctctttcttttgttaCGGCGATTTCTACTTGAAGGCTACAATATCAAATACCTATTTTTAAGTGATGACAGTAAGgcattttcttcatttcattaatGATCTGAGGTCTGGTCTGCACTTTTCTTTATTGCAGTGTTTTAAATTACAGTGATACATATCCTAACATTAATATGCTTTCAATTCTCGGAAACTTTGATGCAGCAGCAGCATCGTAATGAAGGAGATGTTAGTGAGGGGTGTTGGTTGACTTGATTTCTTGGACTCAAAATCTGACGGATTGAAGACGGTGGTGAAAGGGTGACTGTTCGATGTAGAAAATCAGTATGCGGGTTGCGAATGTTGTGTTCATTATTTTCTCAAAGGATTTACATGTAAGGAGTTACTTTTAACCTacttttaaccttttttttttttttaagtatatgATTCATGAACTTTGTTTTAATTACATCAGATTTCTTGAACCAtttatgtttttgaaatttctaaTTAGCCCGTCACCCTACAAAGAGAAAGCTTTCTTTCtgtgtttgtattttattaatcaaaaatTGAGCTCTATAGTTGTTTGGAATCTGATTGTAGTGGATTTTCCGATGTTTGTGTGCAAgagaactattttttttttttggtacaagagaaCTATCTTTTTAGTTGAATGtgaaatgaaatttataatGAAAAGTTGGTCGAGAAAATAATGAATCAATACATTAAACTGTTCATTTGTTTAAATGTTAACAAGCTTCTCACTTCAGCTCCCATTCATTTATGTCAAAACCCATATCAGTTGTTTCACTCTGATTGCCATTCGATTACAAGTGCTGAATCGCTCTTGCACTGCATTGTTTGAAGGTTATCTTAATTAGTAATGCTTATTTTAGTTTAATGATATCTCCGTATTACTACCATGCTAACTGATgcgatattttttttaatgcacaACTCCATTGGATCAAAATCCGTTCACTGATCTCGATAAATATGTAAACGAACTCAGGGTGAAATATCGAACATACGCCATTGGTTTTCATGTTAATGATGTGTGTGTGtactttctttctctttgatctttcattatatttttgttcttttttaatgATGCTAACATTTCACTGTCATATAGGATGTTGTGTTATTGCCTCCTTTGTTGGTTGCTGATTTTGGTAATGATATCAATCACTATGCAACATTGATTGATCCATGTAACAATCAATTTGATGTTGCGGTTGAAAAAGGAAAAGGTAGTATATATGCTAAACCTAAGGATTGTTCGCTTTGCGTGATTTCTATGATATCCGTTTCGGTGCTTGGATCACTATGGTATATGTTGGGTTGGGTCAGTTTGGAATAACCATCTGTCAACtcccattttttattataactttTATAGACAAACTTacttattatttctattttttcttgattgATAGAAGTTGGTCTACAATGGTTTTTGTGAATCTGCACTGGATAAAAGGACCACGGCTTTGGTTTTGATAGACGATTGTGGCAACAAGTGGAACTGCACTCTTTTTTTAGGATCTATATCGTACTGTCACAGGAAAATTGCTGGTGAGTGGAAAAAGATGATAGCTGCGCACAGAATTTGTGAAGTTGCACAAATCAAGTCGGGTGCTCTGATGGTTGGcaaaaatgaaattgtttaCCTTGAATTCATCCCAATTTTATGTCTCTGCATGCTACTGTTTTGTGTGCAGGTGACTTTTCAAGGTGAATCTATTGCATTGTTCttcccttttttgtttttattttattttcttataccTTTTGTTCTTCTTAAATTTTGTCACTacctattaattttatatttatggaaTCAGTGgaaaatttatttactttactTTCATTCATCTTATATTTTAGGATGACTTGAAATATACGTATGTGGTTATGTACTTCAACTCAATTGCCTTTCTTAGGGTCTTATGCAATTTACACTCATCACCAAATTTATCAGTTATGTATATTGACTATGaattcaaaaaaatgaaataaatggaGCACTTGATTTATTTATCATTGTTATTGAAAGCAATACAATAACTATAAAATAGTGTCATAACAGAGAGTGAAGTAGTATATAgtagtgattttaaaattagtatTGAAAAGTATAGCATTGCATTTAGAAAGTTGTATTCTTATGTgtaatattaaaaagtaaagttGTTTTTATAGGTAAAATATATGATCTGAATATTTAGCTTATGAATATTGTTTTGGCAGaaatgatttcatttttttcaaagttgGTTGTGCCGGCACTATCTAGGTATGTAGTTTCAATCAAAATTGTGATGGCTgaaggattttttttctctctaaacgGATGGATATATGGTTTGACCATGGTCTTTCATTCACTTATAAAAGCCATTCTCACTCTTTCTTTCTAAGTGTGTTaaagtttaattattttgtatgtATTGATTTTCTGTTTCTCCTCAGATGAAACTTAAATTTTCATTGAACTTGCAGTAATGAATTGATGAATATATCTCAAATTGCACAGGTTAAATATTTTTCAGCTTGACTAAAACAAACCCTTTTCATGTGCTCATTTTAAGACATATTTCCTATGAACTTATGAAAGAGGAGGGTTGACTAAGTATTTCTCTAGAAAAAAGTGATTGTGGGTAGTAGTCATGATTTTTGAAGAACTTATGACATTTAGTGTTCTCTCCATTTGATGATGGCCACCAACAATGGTCTAAATTTTTACTCATTATAACCTATTAGTCATAAATAGCAATTGCTCATGGGCACAATTCAGGGAACTAAGCTTTGAAGTTTTCATGAATATTGgtgttgtttttgtgtgtttagtctctttttcttttttgtcctATTAACTATTTAGAAATAATATTAGTTTTATGCAACAGGACTATGTGAAGTAAACATGAAGAATAGAGCAAATACAAGAAGAATTTCTTTCGGAAAATTTGTCCTACTGTATAGAACTTCCTAATTATTAATTTCAGCATTAAGAGCTCTCCTTATAATGATTTATTGTTGTCAGTCTCCTTACCTAATGTTTTTATTGTTGCAGGCTTATTAATTTACATATCCAGCAGGTGCTAACAACTTCAAATAGGCACCATGGTTGTTAGTATAATTAAAGGATGGATTTAAGGTGTTTCAAGCTTGGAGAAATACTTTTCTTAGGAGTAGTGGTTTATGATGATTGACTGTGGAGTAACTTTGAGAGTAGAATTAGGAACTGAGCAGACAAAAAAAACCATCATTAAAGTTAGAAGTCCATAATTTGTCTCTCAAAGTTACGATTTTTCTAACACAGTCAAACTATATATCAAAAGTAAAACTTTCCAGGCTCACAGGCAGAACGGAAAGTAGAAGATAAAAAACCAAAGCATCATGACAACAATAGTGCCTATTTGATCTTTTGTTAGCAACCATGCTTTATGCAAAGGTGCAGGGCACATGTAAAAGTGACGTTGCATAAAAATGACAATGAGAAACAGTTCAACAAGCCTTTGATATCATGAGTGAAAAATGCGGTTGAAGTTTGATCAAAGTTCCAAGAGTGTGGCAGCAGATTTTGTCCTAAGAGATAGATTGTATTAGTGATAATGTTTGGCAATTGACAAGTGGTATTAGAAACTCAAGAAATGAGCTGATAGAAGTAGTCAAGGATTGTGTGTAGTGCTGCTAAATTTGAGAGTTTGTATGgctaaaatatgtaatttataCATTGAGAATAAGAAACAGAAAAATTGTActtgatataaataaatttagtgaGGCTCGATcgtttttctttatcttctgATCAATAATAGTCTTTTCTCTTAAATATCTTAGTAAGTATTTTGTTTGGTTGTAACTAAagtatttgttttgattcaaattattattatcatgtcattgaacatgagtttttattatgttgtttattgtttattctttACGTAATTTTGGCCTATAAATAATAATCTTTGGTTTTTCGACTTCTTTTGTCATTTCATCATCTTACTCCATTCACAAAGATTTATAATAATGAGAGACAATATTATATAATgcaatgttcatttttttttaaattgttaacgAATGTTTTTCATCTCATAAAACCCGTGCGGCGCACGGGTTAGTAATCTAGTTAAGCTAAATTCACGGAACAATTTAGGTTAtagttttttaaaagaaaacatacACTAAATAGTATGAATACCTTACGATAATTCCAAAGGAAGAAAAACACAATAGCAAACACATTGACATAAGAAATTCCAATTTAGGAAATGACGTGAACCTCTCCAATACGCATGCAAATTAGAATGAGACAATTTCAAAATCTTGGACCAAGGTTAAACCATCGATCACTTTCAAATCACAAAATGACTTAGACCAATTCCTAACAAAATTAATCGTGAGCTGTGAAATCccacaattaaatttttttcacatGATCAATTCATAGTTGGAAATAAAAATAGAGTAATCAGGGGCGGGCAGACGTGGGTACATGTTTGTAGGGGCACCAGCCCATTTTGCACGTGAAGTCGTAGAAGCTTGATGTTACAATTAGTTGAGAGATATTGCTGCCatattaattgaattcattgaattatttttctttacaataTTAGATTCATTGACTTGAGATACGAGATAATCcataacataatcatatcaTTATTTATGCATTGTTTGAGGCTTTCCACCGTTTAACTCCTTTTTTACTTAATGACAAAGTTTAACCCGttgttattttagtaaaaaataaaaataaaataaagactcGTAATCGTTATTGTGTTGCCTTGCTAGATAACTTTGTTTTACATGTATGGAAATATGACTTAGAGGATGATTATTTGGTAAAAGGAGTTTATCACTCCTTAAAAAGAGTTTATCACTTATTGACTCAATCAGAGTAACATATTCTTGCTCATTTCTTGGATATTATTTGAAACAAAGTTGTGCCTTTTAAAGATTTGTTATTTTTGTGAAGATTGTTGAATAAGAGGATTACAACGAAAGAAAACTTGATTCGTAGTGGAATTGCTCTCATAGGTTCAATGGTGAGTTCAAGAGGGTGTGGGAGGGATAAATCTATTATtcgtctttttttttcttttttcgacAAGAATTGTTCGTCTTTTAttgaaatgtgatttttttgttaGCATTTGGCTTCATGTTTTGCAATGGTTGAAAACTTGTAGTATGTTGTTTTTTGATGTATGTATGCATACTTTGCAATTTGACGGTTCACATTTATTTTGGAAGGACATTAGTCATTGTTTTTAAGGGATCTAGTTGGTTGGTTGTATATTTGCAAGGAGCGCGGTTCTTGGACTTTTTACAAGAATCATATGTCTCAAGAGCATTTACTTGATCATGTTAAACTTTTTTCTTAGTGGTGGCTGAAAGCTCATAaacctaatttatttttttattttaataattggcAGTTCATCCTCATATAATGATATGATCAAATGCAACACTTATTTTGTGACAAAGTAAAATTCATTCAATATGCCTCCCTCCCACCTCCCTCCCTCTCATCTTAGGTGTATGGATTTCTTTGAGGTGTGTTGCGGAAttataaattttcttcaaaggGAGTATTGTAAATTTGTATCCCAACACGAGGATGCACCCTTTGAAGACTCGTCCACTCATGCAGGGGACCCGTATACCAACTCATATTCCCTTACATAGTACTCCCTCTATTCTTACTGAAGCAAATTAATTAGCTAATTAACATCAATTCATAATTCATCCATGTGACACAAAAGGTAAGACCTCTCTCTCTATCTAAAATGTATAATAatcatgatgatgattttttttgagtaaatatttATCATGATGATTAATCATTGCATAATACATATTATCACATGTGTCTTTTAAATATTGGACTTATATTTGTTATCAACTAGTGAGGTACAGAAAAAGTTCAAACACTAATCACCCTTTTCTTTCTTGTGAGTATATTCTTtcaattgaaaagaaacaatGGACTACTCGAAGAATGTTGGTGATTTCCGAAATAATGAAATTACTTTAGAATCAAAAGTTATAGGTTTTTATGagaattatttatatatattggaATCTTTGACAAATGGATATTTAATGAATCATAACATTGATTCAAGTGTATATAATCATAACCTTTGATAAATGGGTGCTTAATGAACCAAATCGTTGAATCAAGTCAAAGAGACATTTTCTCTCATTTTGAAGGGTCATATAATGCACCATATATGCTTGACATTTGGGCATTAATTTGGACACAACACAATACAAGAATTTTGtcacattaacaacataattctctTACTATAAACCatccatcaattctctaatgcaTGAGTGAATTGCTGGAACCATAAATCTATAAAATACTGTTAGGAGTTACTCTTGAtgtggttgtgcaatacacATCATGGAACTCATAGTATCCTGAAGAGGATTCGCTGGTCAttcctattgcatccaatatacaATTATTGGTGGGGGCGAATTGAACCTAAAGGTTAGTGTGGTAACCCCATGCgctttgagttttacatgcTTAACCATTAAACTTTCCATGTTTCAAGTGCAGGAACCTCTTCCCATCAATCAAGTTATATAACAAATAGCACCAAATTGTTTTCCACCTCTGACCACATTGAATTTAGTTGATGTATCGAGTATATGTTTAGTTGTGTGgtaataaaaattgattatgattagtCGACGGTaaagtgaaatttttttttggatataaattcaagtaaaatcagttgaactaaaaaaaattaggcttTGTTCCTCTTTGtaatccaaaaaagaaaatagttgaacaataaatttgcatgcaaaaaccaattttaaaataaagattccAATTAAATGCACATTTGATATCACACCAGCTTTGTTATATAGTGTTGACTTCagcaaaaaaatcattttcatatagaattttccttttattttttacaaaatcatggTTGAGCGTGATTCTAacaaggaaaattctatggtgaagtcaacACTATAGCATCAAAAGTGTAGTGAGTAGCACCCCATTGTTTGTACGATGGAATCAAAAGTTTCTGTCCCCATAGTATCaccaattcatcagattaacaagactgCATTACTAGATGTAACACttaccttgttttaagtgtaacaccccagaaaatgtaacacttaagactatctcataatatcatcaactatatttgcatgttaaagatgtcaacgataaaatagtacatttaagtccaagatgttgcaagcattactagatgaatcactattgatcattaatcagcaatcaacaatttaaaaatgaatcgaacattaagatcaaaattaactttttcaaaaaagtcagtttcctGACTGCACCTTAGAAGCtcccaaaataaaattggtaaattttgAACCTGATATGTCGACTAcaaattttattgatatttaatTCTTATATCAAAAGTAAAAGTGAAATTATTTTATCGATCAAACAGGAATGAAAAGATACTGAACCTAACCATCCTCGATGAGCCAGCTAAACACTATTTTTAAGTCAACAAAAAAATCCAATGAAGTAAACATGATTGTTCATATTCAATCATTCAAGCacagtataaaaaaaatactagctTGCTGTCCATATTTATGAATGCCGCTATCAATATATTCCCTTTTAGGTGAACAATTTTGCAAATCCaagtcctttaaaaaaataataaaaaaattgcaaatccaAACACTATATAAAGAGCTTTCCATATGCTATGATATCATCATCACAAACTCATAATATGGCTTCCAAACCAGGCATCCTTACAGACTGGCCTTGGAAACCTCTTGGGAGCTTCAAGGTTCTTTTACTTACTCAAATATGATACTGCATTTgtcatttttacaaaaatatttttatgaaaaaataactatttactttaattttttgataaagTTTTTGTTTGTCGCTTATAGTTCATATATTTAGCATGAATTTTGAAACATATAGTAATGTTTTGATATTGACTAACATATTATTCTCTGTCTTTGTCTTTGATGTGACTTGGTTATGGACATAAATTAAGTTCATGATTCTAAGCCCGTGGATTGCTCATAGCATGTACTCTTTCATATGGGGTGAAAGGGATCCAGTGTACCATGTCATATTTCCTTTTATGTTGATCAGAATGCTACACAACCAGATTTGGATTTCTATTTCACGTTACCAAACTGCTAAAGGAAAAAGCAAGATTGTTGACAAAGGCCTTGAATTCGAACAAGTTGATAGAGAAACCAATTGGTtagttccaattttttttttttttattttccctttaAATAATACTTTTTCTATTAAACATTAATCTATGTTAAGATTTTGACTGTTTGGCATTTGCAGGGATGATCAAATATTGTTCACTGCACTAGTATATTATATAGGATACATGATATTTCCTATGGCTTCTAACTTACCATGGTGGAGAATAGATGGTGTGATTCTTACAGCAATATTGCATGCTGGACCAGTGGAGTTTTTATACTATTGGCTTCATAGAGCACTTCATCATCATTATCTATACTCTCGTTATCACTCTCATCACCATTCTTCAATTGTTACTGAGCCTATCACTTGTatgaactttttttctttcatttttgcaTGCTTGATTTGTGAGTGTCCAAATTTTGGTGTCAAAATAACACAACTTTCTTATGTATTTTGACAGCTGTGACACACCCATTTGCGGAGCATTTGTCATATTTTACACTTTTTGCTATACCAATGTTGACAACATTGTTCATCAAAAAATCTTCTGTGGCTGCACTATATGGCTATG containing:
- the LOC112416397 gene encoding uncharacterized protein isoform X1, with protein sequence MRVANVVFIIFSKDLHDVVLLPPLLVADFGNDINHYATLIDPCNNQFDVAVEKGKGSIYAKPKDCSLCVISMISVSVLGSLWYMLGWKLVYNGFCESALDKRTTALVLIDDCGNKWNCTLFLGSISYCHRKIAGEWKKMIAAHRICEVAQIKSGALMVGKNEIVYLEFIPILCLCMLLFCVQVTFQEMISFFSKLVVPALSRYVVSIKIVMAEGFFFSLNGWIYGLTMVFHSLIKAILTLSF
- the LOC112416397 gene encoding uncharacterized protein isoform X5; amino-acid sequence: MRVANVVFIIFSKDLHDVVLLPPLLVADFGNDINHYATLIDPCNNQFDVAVEKGKGSIYAKPKDCSLCVISMISVSVLGSLWYMLGWKLVYNGFCESALDKRTTALVLIDDCGNKWNCTLFLGSISYCHRKIAGEWKKMIAAHRICEVAQIKSGALMVGKNEIVYLEFIPILCLCMLLFCVQVTFQEMISFFSKLVVPALSRTM
- the LOC112416397 gene encoding uncharacterized protein isoform X6; the protein is MRVANVVFIIFSKDLHDVVLLPPLLVADFGNDINHYATLIDPCNNQFDVAVEKGKGSIYAKPKDCSLCVISMISVSVLGSLWYMLGWKLVYNGFCESALDKRTTALVLIDDCGNKWNCTLFLGSISYCHRKIAGEWKKMIAAHRICEVAQIKSGALMVGKNEIVYLEFIPILCLCMLLFCVQVTFQGLLIYISSRC
- the LOC112416397 gene encoding uncharacterized protein isoform X2, which gives rise to MRVANVVFIIFSKDLHDVVLLPPLLVADFGNDINHYATLIDPCNNQFDVAVEKGKGSIYAKPKDCSLCVISMISVSVLGSLWYMLGWLVYNGFCESALDKRTTALVLIDDCGNKWNCTLFLGSISYCHRKIAGEWKKMIAAHRICEVAQIKSGALMVGKNEIVYLEFIPILCLCMLLFCVQVTFQEMISFFSKLVVPALSRYVVSIKIVMAEGFFFSLNGWIYGLTMVFHSLIKAILTLSF
- the LOC112416397 gene encoding uncharacterized protein isoform X7, with protein sequence MRVANVVFIIFSKDLHDVVLLPPLLVADFGNDINHYATLIDPCNNQFDVAVEKGKGSIYAKPKDCSLCVISMISVSVLGSLWYMLGWKLVYNGFCESALDKRTTALVLIDDCGNKWNCTLFLGSISYCHRKIAGEWKKMIAAHRICEVAQIKSGALMVGKNEIVYLEFIPILCLCMLLFCVQVTFQG
- the LOC112416397 gene encoding uncharacterized protein isoform X4 produces the protein MRVANVVFIIFSKDLHDVVLLPPLLVADFGNDINHYATLIDPCNNQFDVAVEKGKGSIYAKPKDCSLCVISMISVSVLGSLWYMLGWKLVYNGFCESALDKRTTALVLIDDCGNKWNCTLFLGSISYCHRKIAGEWKKMIAAHRICEVAQIKSGALMVGKNEIVYLEFIPILCLCMLLFCVQVTFQEMISFFSKLVVPALSRLINLHIQQVLTTSNRHHGC
- the LOC112416397 gene encoding uncharacterized protein isoform X3, producing MRVANVVFIIFSKDLHDVVLLPPLLVADFGNDINHYATLIDPCNNQFDVAVEKGKGSIYAKPKDCSLCVISMISVSVLGSLWYMLGWKLVYNGFCESALDKRTTALVLIDDCGNKWNCTLFLGSISYCHRKIAGEWKKMIAAHRICEVAQIKSGALMVGKNEIVYLEFIPILCLCMLLFCVQVTFQGLCEVNMKNRANTRRISFGKFVLLLINLHIQQVLTTSNRHHGC